In the Gossypium raimondii isolate GPD5lz chromosome 9, ASM2569854v1, whole genome shotgun sequence genome, one interval contains:
- the LOC105799270 gene encoding serine/threonine-protein phosphatase BSL3: protein MDVDSSMVPETDHDQNQNGASQSSAPMEREQQQQNQQLENQASPPGPVGSAPTSAQQQSAAAPPATQGQPQTPVVGPRWAPTYSVVNAIIEKKEDGPGPRCGHTLTAVAAVGEEGTPGYIGPRLILFGGATALEGNSAASGTPSSAGSAGIRLAGATADVHCYDVLSNKWSRITPFGEPPTPRAAHVATAVGTMVVIQGGIGPAGLSAEDLHVLDLTQQRPRWHRVVVQGPGPGPRYGHVMALVGQRYLMAIGGNDGKRPLADVWALDTAAKPYEWRKLEPEGEGPPPCMYATASARSDGLLLLCGGRDANSVPLASAYGLAKHRDGRWEWAIAPGVSPSPRYQHAAVFVNARLHVSGGALGGGRMVEDSSSVAVLDTAAGVWCDTKSVVTSPRTGRYSADAAGGDASVELTRRCRHAAAAVGDLIFIYGGLRGGVLLDDLLVAEDLAAAETTAAASHAAAAAAASNVNAGRLPGRYGFGDERERQTMPEAAPDGAVVLGSPVAPPVNGDMYTDISTENAMLQGSRRMSKGVEYLVEAAAAEAEAISATLAAAKARQVNGEVELPDRDRGAEATPSGKQMSTLIKIPDSSGSNNVTPAGVRLHHRAVVVAAETGGALGGMVRQLSIDQFENEGRRVSYGTPESATAARKLLDRQMSINSVPKKVIAHLLKPRGWKPPVRRQFFLDCNEIADLCESAEKIFAAEPTVLQLKAPIKIFGDLHGQFGDLMRLFDEYGAPSTAGDIAYIDYLFLGDYVDRGQHSLETITLLLALKVEYPHNVHLIRGNHEAADINALFGFRIECIERMGERDGIWAWHRINRLFNWLPLAALIEKKIICMHGGIGRSINHVEQIENLQRPITMEAGSIVLMDLLWSDPTENDSVEGLRPNARGPGLVTFGPDRVMEFCNNNDLQLIVRAHECVMDGFERFAQGHLITLFSATNYCGTANNAGAILVLGRDLVVVPKLIHPLPPAMSSPEASPERHIEDTWMQELNANRPPTPTRGRPQVANDRGSLACI from the exons ATGGATGTGGATTCGTCGATGGTTCCTGAGACTGACCACGATCAGAATCAAAACGGAGCTTCTCAATCTTCAGCGCCGATGGAGAGGGAGCAACAGCAACAAAACCAGCAACTAGAGAACCAGGCTTCGCCACCGGGACCTGTTGGATCTGCACCCACTTCGGCGCAACAACAGTCTGCTGCTGCCCCACCTGCTACTCAGGGACAGCCGCAAACGCCAGTGGTTGGGCCAAGATGGGCGCCCACTTATTCTGTGGTTAATGCGATTATTGAGAAGAAAGAAGACGGGCCAGGTCCTAGGTGTGGGCATACTCTAACGGCTGTGGCAGCTGTGGGGGAAGAAGGGACGCCTGGGTATATTGGGCCCAGGTTGATTTTATTTGGTGGCGCCACGGCACTGGAAGGGAATTCTGCTGCTTCTGGGACTCCATCGTCGGCTGGAAGCGCTGGCATCA GACTAGCAGGTGCCACTGCTGATGTGCACTGTTATGATGTGTTAAGTAATAAATGGTCTAG GATCACGCCCTTTGGAGAGCCACCTACACCAAGGGCAGCTCATGTGGCAACTGCTGTGGGAACTATGGTTGTTATTCAG GGTGGAATTGGTCCAGCTGGTTTGTCTGCTGAGGACCTTCACGTTCTTGATCTCACACAGCAGCGACCACGGTGGCATAG GGTTGTTGTGCAAGGCCCTGGACCAGGGCCACGTTATGGACATGTGATGGCTTTGGTGGGACAAAGGTATCTCATGGCTATTGGTGGAAATGATG GAAAACGACCTTTGGCAGATGTATGGGCCCTGGATACTGCTGCCAAGCCTTATGAATGGCGTAAATTGGAACCTGAAGGGGAAGGCCCACCTCCATGCAT GTATGCTACTGCAAGTGCACGATCAGATGGTCTCCTTCTGCTCTGTGGAGGGAGGGATGCTAACAGTGTG CCATTGGCTAGTGCATATGGACTTGCAAAACACAGGGATGGTCGATGGGAATGGGCAATTGCTCCGGGTGTCTCACCATCACCAAGATATCAACATGCTGCt GTCTTTGTCAATGCAAGGCTCCATGTTTCTGGTGGGGCACTTGGCGGTGGACGCATGGTTGAAGACTCGTCAAGTGTTGCAG TGTTGGATACTGCTGCGGGAGTTTGGTGTGATACAAAATCTGTTGTTACTAGTCCGAGGACAGGCAGATACAGTGCAGATGCTGCTGGAGGAGATGCTTCTGTTGAGTTGACAAGGCGCTGCAGACATGCAGCTGCTGCTGTTGGtgacttaatatttatttatggtgGTTTACGTGGTG GTGTGTTGCTTGATGACTTGCTTGTTGCTGAAGACCTGGCTGCTGCTGAGACAACAGCAGCAGCTTCACATGCTGCGGCTGCAGCAGCTGCTTCTAATGTGAATGCAGGGCGGTTACCTGGAAGGTATGGTTTTGGTGATGAAAGAGAAAGGCAAACAATGCCTGAAGCAGCTCCTGATGGAGCAGTTGTGCTGGGAAGTCCAGTTGCTCCCCCTGTAAATGGGGATATGTATACCGACATAAGCACTGAAAATGCCATGCTTCAAGGATCCCG GAGAATGAGCAAGGGTGTTGAGTATTTAGTTGAGGCCGCGGCTGCTGAAGCTGAGGCTATTAGTGCCACATTGGCTGCTGCCAAGGCACGACAAGTTAATGGAGAAGTTGAACTTCCTGATAGGGATCGAGGGGCAGAGGCTACACCTAGTGGAAAACAAATGTCTACCTTGATTAAAATACCTGATTCTTCTGGGTCAAATAATGTTACTCCAGCTGGAGTTCGGCTTCACCACAGAGCT GTGGTTGTGGCTGCAGAGACCGGTGGAGCATTAGGTGGGATGGTAAGACAGCTTTCTATTgaccaatttgaaaatgaagGCAGGCGGGTTAGCTATGGGACTCCTGAGAGTGCAACTGCAGCAAGGAAACTATTAGATAGGCAGATGTCAATCAATAGTGTCCCCAAAAAG GTCATTGCACATCTTTTGAAGCCTCGTGGTTGGAAACCTCCAGTTCGTCGACAGTTTTTCTTAGATTGCAATGAAATAGCAGATCTCTGTGAAAGTGCCGAAAAAATATTTGCTGCCGAACCAACTGTTTTACAGCTGAAAGCTCCTATTAAGATTTTTGGTGATCTACATGGACAATTTGGGGATCTTATGCGCCTTTTTGATGAATATGGTGCGCCTTCAACAGCTGGGGACATTGC ATATATCGATTATCTCTTCTTAGGAGATTATGTGGACCGGGGCCAACACAGCTTGGAGACCATTACTCTTCTGCTTGCATTGAag GTTGAGTATCCCCATAATGTACATTTAATTAGGGGAAATCATGAGGCTGCAGATATCAATGCACTTTTTGGCTTCCGGATTGAGTGTATTGAGCGCATG GGTGAGAGAGATGGAATATGGGCATGGCATCGCATAAACCGGTTATTTAATTGGCTTCCTCTGGCAGCTCTAATTGAGAAGAAAATCATTTGTATGCATGGTGGCATTGGTCGGTCTATAAATCATGTGGAACAGATTGAGAACCTACAGCGTCCCATTACAATGGAAGCAGGCTCAATTGTTCTTATGGATTTATTATG GTCTGATCCAACAGAAAATGATAGTGTGGAAGGGTTGCGACCAAATGCTAGAGGTCCAGGGTTGGTTACTTTTGGG CCTGATCGTGTTATGGAATTCTGCAATAATAATGATCTTCAGTTAATTGTTCGTGCTCACGAGTGTGTTATGGATGGCTTTGAGCGCTTTGCCCAGGGACATTTGATCACTCTATTTTCGGCAACCAATTATTGTG GCACCGCAAATAACGCTGGCGCTATCTTAGTTTTGGGTAGAGATCTCGTGGTAGTTCCAAAGCTGATTCATCCTTTACCCCCAGCAATGTCATCTCCAGAAGCATCACCGGAACGTCATATAGAAGATACATGGATGCAG GAGTTGAATGCTAACAGACCTCCGACACCTACTAGAGGTCGTCCTCAAGTGGCAAATGATCGAGGCTCTCTCGCGTGTATATAA
- the LOC105799271 gene encoding protein FAF-like, chloroplastic, protein MSASLSKSFLLSSAEEVMDSKKQGIVSILGSDAERPTKATSLRRTLSADMSSRKWLSPLKKSPSSQEFPVPSSFEEEGENEAPDQSHIWASIQHEKKQPQNPSQFDIWSSIISQKAEQESFKSSPPYIHPLVKRSTSCLSEKSLEICTESLGSETGSDGFSSETGEVEEDQHLQHQKQETLEPMMMPCFHGEKATTVKYSYDVGKKSPNPSFPPPIPSLSGKGGASRRLKTHRDNGKLVIEAVSMPSLNNFLAQRQDGRLVLTFANTTAPSEAPEEESKEVGELEEEFENFGEKESEIGIDDDDDGDDDDDEGEEESEIGLAPNLSCGAMNVHRLAVMMNKPIWLANRRNPTWPKNFDEIVNFGEEREGKVESNSPPPLAQSLPPRPPPSKAAGVGAASSFNAYEYYWRRPNQGMSKTAAVVVDPLAQQSPPGKDDSKRLILTKNLMANKDQQHLQELEGKKGDYIVPLLKGCKEPRRSLLLWEPYSIATS, encoded by the coding sequence ATGTCTGCCTCACTTAGCAAGAGCTTCCTATTATCTTCAGCTGAGGAGGTCATGGATTCCAAGAAGCAAGGCATAGTATCCATTCTGGGATCGGATGCTGAGAGACCCACCAAAGCTACGTCACTTAGAAGAACTCTGTCTGCCGATATGTCGTCCCGGAAATGGCTGTCTCCCCTGAAAAAGAGTCCATCATCCCAAGAATTCCCTGTTCCTTCTTCATTTGAAGAAGAGGGGGAAAATGAAGCACCAGATCAATCCCATATCTGGGCTTCAATTCAACATGAAAAGAAGCAACCTCAAAACCCTTCCCAGTTCGATATATGGAGCTCAATCATATCACAAAAGGCTGAACAAGAGTCTTTCAAGTCTTCCCCACCTTATATTCACCCTCTTGTGAAACGATCCACCAGTTGTTTAAGCGAGAAAAGCCTTGAAATCTGCACTGAGAGCCTTGGTTCTGAGACTGGCTCTGATGGGTTCTCTTCAGAAACTGGTGAGGTGGAGGAAGATCAACATCTGCAACACCAAAAGCAAGAAACACTAGAACCCATGATGATGCCTTGTTTCCATGGTGAAAAGGCGACAACTGTGAAATACAGCTATGATGTTGGCAAGAAATCGCCAAACCCATCATTTCCACCGCCGATTCCTTCCCTTTCTGGCAAAGGTGGAGCATCGAGGCGCTTGAAGACTCATCGTGATAATGGTAAATTGGTTATTGAAGCTGTTTCAATGCCTTCATTGAACAACTTCCTAGCTCAACGCCAAGACGGCCGCCTTGTCCTCACTTTTGCCAATACCACTGCTCCTAGTGAAGCACCAGAAGAAGAAAGTAAGGAGGTAGGAGAGTTGGAAGAAGAGTTTGAAAACTTTGGAGAGAAAGAAAGTGAAATAGgcattgatgatgatgatgatggtgatgatgatgatgatgaaggaGAGGAGGAAAGTGAGATTGGGCTGGCTCCTAACCTATCATGTGGAGCAATGAATGTGCATAGGTTAGCTGTAATGATGAACAAGCCCATATGGTTAGCAAATAGGAGGAACCCAACATGGCCTAAAAATTTTGACGAAATAGTCAATTTTGGAGAGGAAAGGGAAGGGAAAGTTGAGTCAAATAGCCCACCACCACTAGCACAGTCATTGCCACCACGTCCACCACCGTCCAAGGCTGCTGGAGTAGGAGCAGCTTCATCATTCAATGCTTATGAGTACTACTGGAGGAGGCCCAATCAGGGAATGTCAAAGACGGCAGCGGTAGTTGTTGACCCACTTGCTCAACAGTCACCACCAGGGAAGGACGATAGCAAGCGGCTTATCCTGACAAAGAATCTAATGGCTAATAAAGATCAACAACACTTGCAAGAGTTGGAAGGGAAGAAAGGTGATTACATTGTTCCTTTGTTAAAAGGCTGCAAGGAACCTAGGAGGTCCCTTCTGCTCTGGGAGCCCTATTCCATTGCCACTTCCTGA